One window from the genome of Pyrus communis chromosome 16, drPyrComm1.1, whole genome shotgun sequence encodes:
- the LOC137720795 gene encoding protein trichome birefringence-like 25, giving the protein MVKETRVESKPTLSFHKNNHVFVKFAVCFVLVGLAFRLLFSDSALSIGINLPVEPPSLAAADQQETESSSSSASDSSLFPVQTQNSTIVDFPGNNSQTYDNVKCDLFTGDWVPDPSGPRYTNESCHVMESHQNCMKNGRPDSEYFYWRWNPRDCELPKFNPQSFLATMRNKSWAFIGDSISRNHVQSLLCILSQVEQAVEVYHDKEYRSKRWLFPSYNFTLSVIWTPFLVKAGIFEDMNGVSTSEIQLYLDELDKTWTDQYSSLDYVVIAGGKWFLKTAIYHENNTVSGCHYCPGKNLTELGFEYAYRNALRLVFNFITRSDHKAFVLLRTTTPDHFENGEWFSGGYCNRSVPFKEGEVDIRDVDDAMRNIELEEFKKAAAEGSEKGVNFKLLDTTYLSLLRPDGHPGPYRQFQPFAKDKNAKVQNDCLHWCLPGPIDSWNDLVMELLVNGEKYR; this is encoded by the exons ATGGTGAAGGAAACGAGGGTTGAATCGAAACCAACATTGTCATTCCACAAAAACAACCATGTATTTGTGAAGTTTGCAGTCTGTTTTGTCTTAGTTGGTCTCGCTTTTCGACTCTTGTTTTCCGATTCTGCACTTTCTATCGGCATAAATTTACCAGTAGAGCCACCTTCTCTTGCAGCTGCAGACCAGCAAGAAACagaatcctcctcctcctctgcttctgattcttctttatttcctgtccaaactcaaaactctacaattgttgattttcctGGAAATAACTCTCAAACATATGACAatg TAAAGTGTGACCTTTTTACTGGAGATTGGGTACCAGACCCATCAGGTCCAAGATACACCAACGAAAGCTGCCATGTGATGGAATCTCATCAGAATTGTATGAAGAACGGTCGCCCCGATTCCGAGTACTTTTACTGGAGGTGGAATCCAAGAGACTGTGAGCTACCCAAGTTCAATCCGCAGAGTTTTCTTGCTACGATGAGGAACAAATCATGGGCCTTCATTGGCGATTCGATTTCGCGTAACCATGTCCAGTCATTGCTTTGCATTCTCTCTCAG GTGGAGCAAGCTGTTGAAGTATACCATGACAAAGAATACAGGTCCAAAAGATGGCTTTTCCCCTCTTACAACTTCACCCTTTCGGTAATTTGGACTCCGTTTCTCGTCAAAGCGGGTATTTTCGAAGACATGAATGGAGTTTCTACTTCCGAAATCCAGCTTTATCTTGACGAGCTCGACAAGACATGGACTGATCAGTATAGCAGCTTGGATTATGTGGTGATTGCCGGAGGGAAATGGTTTCTAAAGACTGCAATTTACCATGAAAACAACACGGTCAGTGGCTGCCATTACTGTCCCGGAAAGAACTTGACAGAGTTAGGGTTTGAGTACGCATATCGCAATGCCCTCCGTCTGGTTTTCAATTTCATCACCCGTTCGGATCATAAAGCGTTTGTTCTCTTGAGAACCACCACACCCGACCACTTTGAGAATGGAGAGTGGTTCAGTGGGGGGTATTGCAATAGATCAGTGCCATTCAAAGAGGGTGAGGTTGATATAAGAGATGTCGATGATGCAATGCGAAATATCGAGCTGGAAGAATTCAAGAAGGCTGCAGCCGAAGGATCGGAGAAGGGAGTAAACTTTAAACTACTGGACACAACCTACCTTTCACTACTGAGACCTGATGGGCACCCAGGTCCATACAGGCAGTTCCAGCCATTTGCAAAGGATAAGAATGCCAAAGTTCAGAATGATTGCCTACATTGGTGCTTGCCCGGGCCAATAGACTCTTGGAATGATTTGGTTATGGAATTGTTGGTCAATGGCGAAAAATATCGATGA
- the LOC137720428 gene encoding protein ENHANCED DISEASE RESISTANCE 4-like, whose product MGDSAATVRLVRCPKCENLLPELDDYAVYQCGGCGAVLRANKKRQEGETLLEKSDKERVGGVCAKSDDSDNKGIVVLSDASDMDVKSGVGSLRCDQRDLEKENVKNAEVVRKQAKDASENWFVEDGVDMSMKGDELENASGREHGDLNSQFGPISASRRSQWMADWRAQENGEKEGVRRHQRTDVGGIRSSTSTYQDEGPSNYHLGSSCRGGEPLRKSIVPDEANRVLYLEHDRAELLKKLDELRDQLSRSCDMVDKPKEKAPVDGGMVPPDPYGSSDTSYAGVSSGANRASMQYFGPGKPVTAHAHFNHFPEPFPYTNGHEMPMASFSSTMHNSNNFPRYGDPFGSHMHSGAPHPFPRQYQQPSLPYFSGQYAENNPDPFELYPNNASVHHPTCPCFCCYDNHRRGSVPVPPTAFHNKRFPDFPSSSMFHPENPGMVGPYDHNKPRTVIPPPFNVSQTHTRWPSDLNPQMGSFVHPRPERVVPTSGGRRCLPFSGGAPFVTCNNCFEILQLPKKVLLAEKNKQKVRCGACFTVIDFSVSNKKLVLSHAEAKKNLSEVNSLNEVVNDSTLHSHGHVTRIYAHFSSDDYDTSGYDFQSIDREPALPSTGPSLTGSKPHEMQSFHSSSPSTSEDNSIPEAPVPPKEFTNSIQQPIKGTFSPPPAGSPLEEHFEFSSNNHVINRLGKGNCSSRSDQEKVKPNKVTSRQNSLKETSVATEMEVSFNDYSNTGVSQDSWDANKEEDQPRTNKGSDSFITNFIKKSFRDFSKSNQTSGGRSNVSVNGNLIPDRVLKKAEKMAGTVHPGQYWYDFRAGFWGVMGGHGLGIIPPFIEEFNYPMPQNCAAGDTGIFVNGRELHHKDLDLLSSRGLPTTRDRSYIIEISGRVLDEDTGEELDSLGKLAPTVEKVKRGFGMKLPRAAA is encoded by the exons ATGGGGGACTCGGCTGCTACAGTGAGGCTGGTTCGGTGCCCCAAGTGTGAGAATCTTCTTCCGGAGCTTGATGATTACGCTGTTTACCAgtgtggtggttgtggtgctGTTCTTCGAG CAAATAAAAAGAGGCAAGAGGGGGAAACTTTGTTGGAGAAGTCAGACAAAGAGCGGGTTGGAGGAGTTTGTGCTAAATCAGACGATTCAGACAATAAAGGAATAGTTGTGTTGAGTGATGCTTCTGATATGGATGTTAAGTCGGGTGTTGGTTCTTTGAGGTGTGATCAAAGGGATTTAGAGAAGGAAAATGTTAAAAATGCTGAGGTTGTTAGGAAGCAAGCGAAAGATGCAAGTGAGAACTGGTTTGTCGAGGATGGCGTTGATATGAGCATGAAAGGAGATGAATTGGAGAATGCTTCGGGAAGAGAACATGGAGATTTGAATTCCCAATTTGGTCCCATAAGTGCAAGTCGAAGATCGCAATGGATGGCAGATTGGCGAGCTCAAGAGAATGGTGAAAAGGAGGGAGTTCGAAGACATCAAAGAACTGATGTTGGAGGTATCAGGTCTTCAACTTCAACCTATCAAGACGAGGGCCCGTCAAATTACCATTTGGGTTCTTCGTGTAGGGGTGGGGAACCATTGAGAAAAAGTATTGTCCCCGATGAGGCAAACAGAGTTCTGTACCTTGAACATGACCGAGCCGAGCTTCTAAAGAAGCTGGATGAGCTGAGGGATCAACTTAGCCGGTCTTGTGATATGGTTGATAAGCCGAAAGAGAAAGCTCCTGTTGATGGGGGGATGGTTCCTCCAGATCCTTATGGTAGTTCTGACACTTCATATGCAGGTGTTTCTTCCGGGGCAAATAGGGCTTCGATGCAGTACTTTGGACCTGGTAAACCTGTCACAGCACATGCTCATTTCAATCACTTTCCAGAGCCATTTCCCTATACCAATGGCCATGAAATGCCtatggctagcttttcttcTACCATGcataattcaaacaattttcCTAGATATGGCGATCCTTTTGGATCCCACATGCACAGTGGAGCTCCTCATCCCTTTCCCAGGCAATACCAGCAACCATCGCTTCCATACTTCTCTGGACAGTATGCTGAAAACAATCCTGATCCATTTGAGCTTTACCCAAATAATGCATCGGTTCACCATCCTACTTGCCCTTGCTTCTGTTGCTATGACAATCACCGGAGGGGTTCAGTGCCAGTTCCACCCACTGCTTTCCACAATAAAAGGTTCCCTGATTTCCCTAGTAGTTCCATGTTCCATCCTGAAAACCCGGGGATGGTCGGTCCATATGATCACAATAAACCTCGGACTGTGATTCCTCCACCCTTTAATGTTTCGCAAACCCATACAAGATGGCCAAGTGACCTTAACCCCCAAATGGGAAGCTTTGTTCATCCCCGTCCAGAGAGGGTGGTGCCAACCAGTGGTGGCCGACGATGTCTTCCATTTTCTGGTGGTGCTCCATTTGTAACATGTAATAATTGCTTTGAAATTCTGCAGCTGCCCAAAAAAGTATTGCTTGCGGAAAAGAATAAACAGAAGGTGCGATGCGGGGCATGCTTTACTGTGATCGATTTTTCTGTTTCTAATAAGAAACTAGTTCTTTCTCATGCAGAAGCAAAGAAAAATCTGTCGGAAGTTAATAGCTTGAATGAGGTGGTCAATGACAGTACTTTACATTCACATGGCCATGTCACCCGGATCTATGCTCATTTCTCCTCTGATGATTATGATACTTCTGGCTATGATTTTCAGTCAATAGATAGAGAACCTGCGTTACCATCCACAGGCCCAAGTTTAACTGGTAGCAAGCCTCACGAGATGCaaagctttcattcttcatctccCAGTACCTCTGAGGATAACAGCATCCCAGAAGCTCCAGTTCCTCCAAaagaattcacaaattctaTTCAGCAGCCAATCAAAGGCACTTTTTCTCCGCCTCCTGCTGGTTCACCTCTAGAGGAACACTTTGAGTTCTCATCGAACAATCATGTGATAAACCGACTTGGGAAGGGAAACTGCAGTAGTCGTTCAGATCAAGAGAAGGTAAAGCCAAATAAGGTCACCTCGCGACAAAACTCTTTAAAGGAGACATCAGTAGCAACTGAGATGGAGGTATCATTTAATGACTACTCCAACACTGGGGTTTCCCAAGATTCCTGGGATGCAAACAAAGAGGAGGATCAGCCAAGAACCAACAAAGGGAGCGATTCATTTATTACGAACTTTATTAAGAAGAGCTTCAGGGATTTTTCCAAATCAAATCAGACAAGTGGTGGGAGAAGTAATGTTTCGGTTAATGGGAATTTAATACCAGATCGTGTGCTCAAGAAGGCCGAAAAGATGGCGGGAACAGTCCATCCTGGACAATATTG GTATGATTTCCGAGCTGGATTCTGGGGTGTCATGGGTGGCCATGGTCTTGGCATCATTCCT CCATTTATTGAAGAGTTTAATTATCCCATGCCTCAGAACTGTGCGGCCGGAGATACCGGTATTTTTGTGAATGGAAGGGAGCTTCACCATAAAGATTTGGATTTGCTGTCCAGTAGAGGACTTCCCACAACCAGAGATAGATCTTATATCATCGAGATCTCAGGGAGAGTCCTGGATGAGGATACTGGTGAAGAGCTTGATAGCCTTGGCAAGCTAGCCCCAAC AGTTGAGAAGGTAAAACGTGGATTTGGCATGAAGCTTCCAAGAGCAGCTGCATAA
- the LOC137719617 gene encoding jasmonoyl--L-amino acid synthetase JAR4-like, whose protein sequence is MLEKVDEFDMEKIIEDFEAMTKDAERVQRKTLKKILEENGSVEYLQGFGLNGRTDPESFKACVPLVTHQDVDPYIQRIADGDSSPILTGKPIPTFSLSSGTTQGRPKCVPFNDELMETTMQIFQTSFAFRNREYPIANGKALQFIYGSKHLKTRGGLATGTATTNVYRNQGFKNTMKSVQSQCCSPDEVIFGPDFQQSLYCHLLCGLIFNDEVQLISSTFAHSIVLAFGTFELLWEELCANIRDGVLSDRISVPSIRSAVSKLLTPNPELADLIHGKCSGLSNWYGLIPALFPNAKYIYAIMTGSMEPYLKKLRHYAGQLPLVSADYGASEGWIGANVNPTLPAELTTFAVLPNIGYFEFIPMKNNRGEQPVGLTEVKVGEEYEVVVTNVAGLYRYRLGDIVKVVGFYNSTPELKFVCRSNLLLTINIDKNTEKDLQLSVEEAAKILAAEKLEVVDFSSHVDLSTDPGHYVIFLELNGEPSHEVLRECCNCLDKSFVDPGYMSSRKVNTIGPLELRILRKGTFQEILNCYIAQGAVVNQFKTPRCVGPNNNKVLQLLCGNVVRSFFSTAYN, encoded by the exons ATGTTGGAGAAGGTGGACGAGTTCGATATGGAAAAAATCATAGAGGACTTTGAAGCAATGACAAAGGATGCTGAGAGGGTTCAGAGAAAAACCCTGAAgaagattttggaagaaaacgGATCCGTGGAGTACTTGCAGGGTTTCGGACTTAACGGAAGAACTGATCCAGAAAGTTTCAAGGCTTGTGTTCCGCTTGTTACTCACCAGGATGTGGACCCTTATATTCAGAGAATTGCAGATGGTGATTCCTCTCCCATCCTCACTGGGAAACCAATCCCAACCTTCTCATTGAG CTCTGGTACTACTCAGGGAAGGCCAAAGTGCGTGCCTTTCAACGATGAATTGATGGAAACTACCATGCAGATATTTCAAACTTCTTTCGCGTTTAGAAACAG GGAGTACCCCATTGCGAATGGAAAGGCCTTGCAGTTTATCTATGGCAGCAAGCACCTGAAAACGCGAGGTGGTTTGGCAACCGGAACTGCCACCACCAACGTTTACCGCAATCAGGGGTTCAAAAACACAATGAAATCAGTGCAGTCTCAATGCTGCAGCCCAGACGAAGTGATATTCGGCCCCGATTTCCAACAATCGTTGTATTGCCATCTCTTGTGTGGCCTAATATTCAACGATGAAGTTCAGCTGATATCCTCTACATTTGCTCATAGCATTGTCCTTGCATTCGGAACCTTCGAGCTGCTGTGGGAAGAACTGTGTGCTAACATTCGAGACGGGGTACTCAGCGACCGAATCTCAGTGCCATCAATCCGATCAGCTGTGTCGAAACTGCTCACCCCGAACCCTGAATTGGCTGATTTGATTCATGGAAAATGCTCAGGATTGAGTAACTGGTATGGATTGATACCAGCACTTTTTCCCAATGCCAAGTACATTTATGCGATCATGACAGGGTCCATGGAGCCTTATTTGAAGAAACTGAGGCACTATGCAGGGCAGTTGCCATTGGTGAGTGCAGATTATGGCGCCTCTGAAGGGTGGATTGGGGCAAATGTCAACCCTACATTGCCCGCTGAGTTGACCACTTTTGCTGTGCTCCCAAATATTGGGTACTTTGAGTTCATCCCTATGAAGAACAACCGTGGTGAGCAGCCAGTGGGACTCACTGAAGTCAAGGTTGGTGAAGAGTATGAGGTGGTCGTCACTAATGTTGCAG GTTTGTACCGTTACAGACTAGGAGATATAGTGAAGGTTGTGGGGTTCTACAACTCCACTCCGGAGCTCAAGTTCGTGTGCCGGAGCAATCTTTTGCTTACGATTAACATTGACAAGAACACCGAGAAAGATTTGCAACTATCCGTTGAAGAAGCTGCAAAGATTTTAGCTGCAGAAAAGTTGGAAGTTGTCGATTTCTCAAGCCATGTGGACTTGTCCACGGATCCTGGTCACTATGTCATATTTTTGGAACTCAATGGTGAACCAAGCCATGAGGTTCTTCGTGAGTGCTGCAACTGTTTGGACAAATCTTTTGTTGATCCGGGATACATGAGTTCGCGCAAGGTCAACACCATAGGCCCGCTCGAGCTTCGAATTCTTCGTAAGGGAACCTTCCAAGAGATTCTAAACTGTTACATAGCTCAAGGAGCTGTTGTTAACCAGTTCAAAACACCAAGATGTGTAGGGCCTAACAACAACAAGGTTTTGCAACTCTTGTGTGGCAATGTGGTAAGGAGCTTCTTTAGTACTGCCTATAACTAA